The genomic stretch CTCAAGGGGATATTGAGGCCGGAGATAAAATACTGTCTGTAAATGGGGTGCCTACTCCTGATCATACGGTTCTGTCAAAGGAACTGGAGGGTAAAAAAGCGGGAGACTCCATTGAAATGCAGTTAAATCGGAATGGAGAGACCATCACGAGAGAAGTTACGCTAGTACCGATTAAAGATACGAATACGGGGAAGACAAGAGCCGGTCTTGGCGTGATGATCGGAACCATTCAGAAGGTAAAGTCCGAAGATCCGGCCCACCAGATCGTATTTAAGGATACCCGGGTAGGCGGTCCTTCTGCAGGACTTATGTTTACGCTGGAAATTTATAATCAGCTTACTCCAGGGGATTTGACTAAAGGCCACATTATTGCGGGAACAGGAACGATCACGAAAGAAGGCATCGTTGGACCCATCGGCGGTGTAGTTCATAAAATTGTAGCTGCGGACCGAGAAAACGCGGAAATTTTCTTTGTACCTAGAGATAATTATGAGGATGCAAAGAAAAAGGCAGATTCCATCAAAACAGAAATGAAACTCGTTCCTGTGGACACGGTAGAGGATGCCCTTGAATATATCGATACGCTTTCCGAAAAATAAAACTTTTTTCATCACATCTCAGGATGGTGATGAAAATTACACGTAAAAAAATAGGGCACATAACTTGAGGTCGGAGACTTCACGTTATATGCCTTATTTTTATTGAATGATCAATTATAGATGATCATATGTTTTAGCTGCATAGATTTCATATCATTTTTCTACAATCCGTACAGGGGATTCGTAAAAATCACGATACAATAGCCTTGGGTCCGGCTTAGGCATGCCCATTCCATAGACAGCTGTAGCCTGCTGATCCCATGTTAATTGATCATGCTCGAAGGCAGACGTTTTAATAACGATCGGCAGTGTTGCTTTTTTGCGCATTTCTTTTAACAAGGCTTGTCCTTTATCCGTAAAACCAAGAACCCGAATATAATGAGGTCCTTGGCGAAGAATATCCGGTGTCATTTTCTCCTTCTCATGATGTAGAAGAATATGAGTCAGCATGCGCTGAAGTTTTGTTTTTGTATACCTTTTCGTTTTGACCGCTTCTAGGAGAGCATGGATGGAGAGCTCCGGAAGCTGAGGGAGCATTTTCAGTAAACGATGCTCGAGGCCCTCAGTGACCTCGCCAAAGCGCGCTAGTTCCTTCGGGCTCTTCGTCACGAGCTGGGTAAAAAGCGCGTCACGGTAGCGCTCCAGATCCACAGGAGCGCGTCCATTCTGCCATTCGCGCTGCAGAATGGCTAGTACCTCCGCCGGCACATAAGGTGCCGCGGCGGCAAGGCCGTCCTCGCCGAGCAGAAGCCGGCGCACGGCTGTTGCACTTGCGATGCTGCCGGTGCTCGGCATCGCATCGTGGTACCCGGCGCCGGTACGCTGCGCCGTGAAGGGCCTGATCGCGCTGCCTAAACGGCGCAGCGCGATAAGATAGTGCAGCCCAAGTGTATTATTGGGCTGCTTCAGCAAGGCCAGTGCCCCCGCAGGATCACTGCCGGGGGCAAGAGCTGCCGCAGCCGCTGCATAGGCTGCGGGATAGCTTGCACCGCTGGCAAGCTGCTGCTGGAGGAGGGAAGCCAGAGCCTGCGGCTCACTGGCTAAGAGGTCCGCCAGCTCCACCAGCGGTGCAAGCTCACCTGATTCGCTGCCAAAGCAGAGCGAATCAACAACGCCTGTATGGTGCAAGGTGGCCACCGCACCATAGGCAAACCATTCCGCCGGCTGTACTGCATAGGCAGCCGGCAGTTCAAGCACGAGATCGACGCCGAGCGTAAGCGCCATCTCCGTTCGTGCCCATTTGCTGACGATCGCGGGTTCGCCGCGCTGCAAAAAATGCCCGCTCATGACGGCAACCACTGCGCTCGACTGTGTGAGCTTTTTCGATTCCTCTAGATGATATACGTGACCGTTATGCATGGGGTTATATTCTACAATCAGTCCTACCGCGGAATTCACGATATTGTTCAACCTCCCGGATTTGCTTAAGACCTGCTTTATTTGTTATCTTAGTTAAATCAATTTCATAATACCTTTCGTTGCTTTAATCGGGAGTATATATGGATCAAAATGGATCTATTTTTCTATATATAGTCCCAATTTTATCGTTTTGAATGAGTTATGAAATGGATTATAGCAGGATATTATTTTGAATTAGCCGTTACGGTAACTGTTTTTATACGAACAGCTTATTCTCCAATACAGGGTGTAAAGTTTAAAGTGTTGACAAACCTCTTTGAAAATCGTTATAATGATTTTTGTTTGTTAGACCCTTTTCTCAACATACTTATGTCTGTATTGCAACACACTAAGATAGTATACAGTAATAGGGCTGATTGAAAAAATGGTTTATCGTCTGGAGTGATTATAATGCAAATGTCATTTCGCAAGATGGCAGCAAGTACGGAACCTGTAAAGGTATCGGAACAACTTGATCTTAGTCATCTTATTCGAAACAACAAGGAAATCACAGCCGTTTCTCCTTTGCAGGCAGAACTAACACTAACTGCATTACCGGGAGACGTTGTGGATGTTCAAGGTCCGTTAACGGCCGAAGTGGATATGCTCTGCTCTCGTTGTCTAGGTAACGTACATGAACATTTAGATATGAAATTCGCCGAACAGTTCAAACAAGGAACAGAGCCGGAAGATGCGGATGAAGAAGATGATACCTTGTATGTGGACGAGGATATCGTGAATCTTGATCCATTTATGGAAGAATATTTCTTGCTGCATCTACCGTTTGCGCCGCTGTGTAAGCCCGATTGCAAAGGGCTGTGTCCTACATGCGGTACCGACTTGAACCAAAGCAGTTGTGACTGCGACAATACTGTTGTGGATCCACGGCTTGCTGGGCTTAAGGATTTCTTTAAATGATATTAATTATTTGATGCACCGCTTAGCGTGCATGAGTAATTGATAGTAGATATTAATCATTTGGTGCATCGCATTGCGTGCATGAATGATTGATAGTAGATATTAATCATTCGGTGTACCGCTTAGCGCGCATGAATGATTGATAGTAGATATTAATTATTTGGTGCATCACTTAGTGTGCGTGAATAATTAATAGTAACATTAATTGTTTGGTGTATCGCTTAGCGTACATAAATAATTAATGGTTGATATCAATAACTAGTTGCATCACAATAGGAATGCATGGATTATTGAATTTTTTTTGCTGAATACATGACATCTGTGCTATTATGCAACAGTTGATTTTGATAAGGAGGTGGGAATTGTGGCAGTACCTCAACGGAGAACATCCAAAACTCGTCGTGACAAACGTCGTACTCACTTTAAATTGGCAGTGCCAGGTATGGTGAAATGTGAACAATGCGGAGAAATGAAGCTTGCTCATCACGTATGCAAAGTGTGCGGAACGTACAAATCTAGAGAGATCATCTCTCAATAATAGCTTTGCTGCGAAATAGTACTCTATCCCAGGATAGAGTACTATTTTTTTGTTAGTAATAAAGCAGTACTTTCTTTTTGCGCCAGCTTCCTTTATACTAAGCTTTAGTACCAGGTTCTAACCTTGGTTAGATTGTGATCTAGAAATGGTTTTTAATCATTGCCTTTAGGTAGGAGATACCTGATTGACGAATGAATAACAGAGAATATAATGTTTTGAATATATAGATGGTTTGGCTATGCTTTACATAGACTAGACGCGGATTAGTTTCACATATACAAGGTGATGATTTAGCCTTGAGATTATAAATTTCGGAAGTAAGGGGGAGCTTGGTCATAGAACGCATACCGAAAAGACAGAGGCAACAGCAACTTGCACAGATGATTGAGGACAATCCTTTTATCACGGATCAAGAGTTAACCAGACTGCTGAAGGTAAGTATTCAAACGATTCGTCTTGATCGTATGGAACTTGGCATTCCAGAACTGCGTGAGCGGATGAAGCTGATGGCTGAAAGGTCATATGATCAAGTTCGCTCCCTTCCGTTACATGAAGTCATCGGAGATATTGTTGATCTTCAGCTTGATAAAAGTGGTATTTCCATTTTTGAAATTAAAGATGAACATGTATTCTCTAGAACGGGGATTGCGCGTGGACACTATGTGTTTGCGCAGGCCAATTCACTTGCTGTAGCGGTCATTAACGATGAGATTGCACTCACTGCCTCCGCAGATATTCGGTTTGTAAGACCGGTTCATTTAGGAGAAAAGTGTATTGCTAAAGCATATGTTCGTTCGATGCCTGAACAGAAGGGAAAGGCAAAAGTAGAAGTGTTCGCTTATGTCGGAGAGGAAATGGTGTTTCAAGGAAACTTCGTCATTTACCGATCTGCAAGACAAGATAGCGAAGAGGGAGGTAATCATCATGAGGATCGTCATTGATGCAATGGGAGGCGACAATGCACCGGCTGCAAGTGTAGAAGGTGCCCTTCTTGCCGCTAAGGAATGGAAAGATACCGAGATTGTACTTGTCGGAGACGAAACAGCAATTGCGCCTTATCTTGGGAATGAACGACCGCAGAACTTGACTGTTCAGCATGCATCGGAAGTGATTACATCCGATGACGAACCTGTTAGAGCTGTTCGCCGCAAGAAAGACGCCTCGATGGTCGTTGCAGGACGCATGCTTCGTGAAGGCAGTGCAGATGCGATGATCTCAGCTGGAAATACAGGTGCACTGATGACAACAGGGCTGCTCGTAGTAGGCAGAATGCATGGGATTGAGAGACCTGCCCTTGCTCCTATGATTCCAACCATCGATGATAAGGGAATGCTTGCGCTTGATCTCGGTGCGAATATGGATGCGAAACCAGAGCATCTTGCGCAGTACGCACTTATGGGAAGCATCTACCGTCAGAAAGTTCAAGGCATTGAGCGCCCGAGAGTGGGCCTTCTGAATGTCGGTACTGAACCGGGAAAAGGGAATGAACTGACGAAAGTTGCCTATCCTCTTTTGGAGAAGCTGCCGATTCATTTTATTGGAAATGTAGAAGCAAGAGATATTCTTATGGGAACATGTGATGTACTCGTCTGTGACGGTTTTGCAGGTAATATACTGCTGAAATCAGTAGAAGGCGCAGCGGGTGCTATTTTTGCTCTCTTGAAAGAACAGTTTACTTCTTCACTGAAGACAAAACTGGCAGCAGCCATGCTTATGCCGGAACTGCGCAGTCTAAAAGGAAAACTCGATTACAAAGAACATGGCGGTGCTCCTTTACTTGGACTTAGCCGTCTTGTTGTCAAGAGTCATGGATCAGCAGATGCAAATGCGATTAAGAATGCGGTTCGGCAGGCTAGAATCGCCATTGAGAATCAGCTGGTTGAAAGTATATCTAAGGAAATTACAGGGAAGTGAGTGACATGATGAATACACATTTACGTCCAGTCGGTGTCATCGGTACAGGTAAATATGTACCTGAACGTATTTTGACAAATCAGGATATGGAAAAAATGATGGATACCAATGACGAATGGATCGTTTCTCGTACTGGGATTCGGGAACGTCATATTGCAGCGCCTGAGCAAGCTACGTCTGATCTAGCTTTTGAAGCCGCGAAAGCAGCAGCTGCATCTGCAGGCATTAAGCATGAAGACATCGAACTTATCATTGTTGCAACGGTAACACCAGACAGTGCATTTCCATCCACGGCTTGTATTCTGCAAGATAAACTTGGTGCAAAAGGAGCGGCAGCTTTTGATCTGTCCGCTGCGTGTTCCGGATTTGTATATGGTCTCGCAACAGCAACAAGTATGATCCAAACGGGAATGTACAACAATGCACTCATAATAGGTGCGGATTGCCTTTCGAGAATTACAGATTATACAGACCGTAACACAAGTGTTCTTTTTGGAGACGGTGCTGGTGCTGTCATCCTGGGCGAAGTACCGGAAGGCCGCGGATTTAAGTCGTTTGACCTGGGAGCTGAAGGAGCAGGCGGTCCGCTTCTGAACTTGCAAGCAGGTGGTTCTAGGTTGCCAGCTTCAGAAGAGACGGTTGCGAATAAACAGCATTATATCTACATGAACGGAAGAGAAGTCTTCAAATTTGCGGTTCGTGTTATGGGAACAGCTACAATTGATGTACTAGCAAAAGCAGGACTTGGAAAAGAAGATGTAGATCTCTTCATTCCACATCAAGCTAATATCCGTATTATTCAATCTGCCATGCAGCGTCTTGAGCTTCCAGAGGAGAAGGTAGTTATTAATGTGGACAAGTATGCGAATACTTCTGCAGCATCCATACCTCTCGCACTCGTTGAAGCAGCGGAAGAAGGCCGAATGAAACCGGGCGATAAAGTGCTGATGGTTGGTTTTGGCGGCGGATTGACATGGGGAGCTTCGGTTCTCGTTTGGTAATCTAGTGACATAATTTCGTAATTATCATTTATTTATATTATTCTTTAACTCTAGTAATTGGTCGAAAGGAGTTTTGAATCTAGTATGGGCAAAATTGCTTTTGTATTTCCAGGACAAGGTTCTCAGTCTGTAGGAATGGCAAAAGATGCATACGATCAGGTAGAAGCATCCCAAGCTATTTTTAAACAAGCAGATGAAGCACTTGGATTTTCACTGAGCACGTTAGTGTTCGAAGGTCCAGATACGGATTTGAAACAAACAAAAAACACCCAGCCTGCACTATTGACAGCAAGTATTGCTCTTTTTGAAGCATTAAGGGAAAAAGACATTACCGCCGATTATATGGCAGGTCACAGTCTTGGTGAATATAGCGCGCTTGTTGCATCAGGCGTTATTTCGTTTCAAGATGCAGTATCCATTGTTCGTGCAAGAGGAACATTTATGGAGGAAGCAGTACCTGGAGGCCGTGGTGCCATGGCAGCGGTCCTTGGTGCAGAAAGAGAAGCTCTGGCTGAGCTCTGTGCTGCAATTTCTTCACAAGGGGAGGACTACTTGGTTGAACTGGCGAATCTTAATTCACCAGGACAAATTGTGGTCTCCGGCTTACAGGATGGTGTAAATGAAGTTGTTCAGCGTGTAAAAGAAGCAGGAGGAAAAAGAGCAATTCCTCTTGTTGTCAGCGGACCTTTCCACACCTCTCTAATGAAAGGTGCGGCCGAGAAGCTGCAAGAACGCTTAGCTCAAGTTACACTGCATGATGCAGCTGTTCCTGTTATTGCGAATGTCACTGCTGAACCGGTGACAGACGCAGAGAAGATTAAGAATCTTTTAGTTGAACAAGTCTATTCCTCTGTTAAATGGGAAGATACGGTCTTATACCTCGTAGAACAAGGCGTGGATACATTTATCGAGATTGGCCCTGGTAATGTGTTAACAGGTCTAATTAAGAAAGTAGACAAGTCCTTGAAGCTTTATAATGTGAACAATTTGGAAAGCCTGAATGTATTGGCTGCTGAACTTTCTTAAACATCTAACTTCGATGATACTTGAGGAAAGGAGGTACACAAGAGATGTCTATATCACTCAAAGGTCAAGTTGCTCTTGTTACAGGTGCGTCTAGAGGGATTGGACGCAGTATCGCCCTTGCCTTAGCTGATGCGGGCTGTCATGTTGCTGTGAATTATGCAGGTAACGAGGCTGCTGCTGCAGAAGTGGTGAAGCTGATTGAAGCAAAAGGGGTTCAGGCGTTCGCGGTGAAAGCGAATGTCGGAATTACCGCAGAAGCTGACCAAATGGTGAAGCAGGTCATCGAACAATGGGGAAAAATTGATATTCTGGTTAACAATGCGGGAATAACAAGGGATAACCTCATTATGCGAATGAAAGAGGAAGAATTCGACCAAGTTATTGAGACGAATCTGAAAGGCGTGTTCAATTGTCTAAAAGCGGTAACTCGCCCGATGATGAAACAACGATATGGCCGAATTATTAATATATCTTCTGTTGTCGGCGTGTTAGGGAATGCAGGTCAGGCCAATTATGTGGCTGCGAAAGCAGGGGTTATTGGTCTTACCAAATCTTCAAGCAGAGAATTAGCTTCTCGTGGAATTACGGTAAACTGTGTTGCACCTGGTTTTATTCAAACCGAAATGACACAGGAGTTATCTTCTGATATTGTAGAGGGCATGATGACAAATATTCCGCTTGGCAGATTGGGTCAGCCAGAGGAAATTGCTGGGGTAGTTACATTCCTTGCATCCGAGGCGGCTTCCTATATGACAGGGCAAACACTGCATGTTGATGGCGGAATGTATATGTAACCTGCCTAATCCTTCTAGTCATAGAAATCTATCTATAAGAAGCTATGAAGAGAGACATGTAGGGTCTATGGCATTTTACTAGTTATTCTCGTATAATACGAAAGAGGAGGTGAACCGGAAATGTCCGACGTATTGGAACGCGTAAAACGCATCGTAATTGATCGTTTAGGCGCTGATGAAGCTGAAGTAACGTTAGAAGCATCATTCAAAGATGATTTGGGTGCTGACTCTCTAGACGTTGTTGAATTGGTTATGGAACTCGAAGATGAGTTTGATATGGAGATCTCTGATGAAGATGCAGAGAAAATTACGACCGTAGGTGAAGTTGTAAACTACATACAATCACATACCTAAGTCACCCTGGAAGTCCCGCGCTTGCGCCTATCGCATAGGCGGGACTTCTTCTCCTAATTGCACCATAAGGCTTAAGGCCAACAAGAAGCCCATTTTATAGGTGTTTGTTATTAGACACATGTATAAAATGGGTTTCATTACATTAAAATCTGTTAACTAGCGTAACGCTCGCCGTTATGCAGTCGATATAGAGGTGAATTTGATTTGAGTCGTAGAGTTGTAGTGACAGGTATGGGTGTCATGACCCCAATCGGGAAAAATCTTGATGAATTATGGAACAGCTTGATGGAAGGCAAATCAGGAGTTTCCCTAGTAGAAGCTTTTGACGTGACCGACTATAACACCAAGATTGCTGCATCCATTAAAGATTTTAATCCCGAAGATTATATGGAGCGGAAAGATGCTCGTAAAATGGACCGTTTTGTCCAGTTCGCAGTTGCTGCCGGCTCGATGGCTTTGAATGATAGCGGACTTCAAATTGGTGAGAATATTGATGCTGAGGCTATTGGAGTTTCTGTAGGCTCCGGTATTGGCGGTCTTGGAACTTGGGAAGATCAGCATAACATTCTTCTTGAAAAAGGACCCAAGCGAGTGAGCCCTTTCTTCATTCCGATGATGATCGCAAATATGGCTTCTGGACAATTGTCTATTTCACTCGGTGCAAAAGGACCGAATACAACACAAGTAACGGCATGTGCAACAGGAAGTCATTCCATTGGCGATTCAATGCGCATGATTCAGCGTGGTGACGCAGAAGCGATGATCTGCGGCGGTGCAGAAGCAACCATTCGTCCAACAGGGATGGCAGGGTTTAACTCGATGCGTGCGATGTCTACACGCAATGATGAGCCGGAAAAAGCAAGCCGTCCATTTGATATCGATCGTGATGGTTTTGTAATGGGTGAAGGAGCCGGAATTCTTATTTTGGAATCACTGGATCATGCTCTTGCTCGCGGTGCTCACATTTATGGTGAAGTGGTAGGATACGGTTTGTCAGCTGACGCAAAACATATGACAGATCCCGATCCAGACGGCGGTGCACGCAGCATGAAGATGGCGATGAAGGATGCTGGAATTCAGCCAGATCAGGTCGATTACATTAATGCACACGGAACATCAACACCAGTTGGTGATAAATCCGAGACACAGGGAATTAAGATTGCGCTGGGAGACCATGCCTATAAAGTCGCAGTGAGTTCCACAAAATCAATGACAGGTCATATGCTTGGCGCTGCTGGCGGTGTAGAAGCGATCATTTGTGCCCTAGCCCTGAAGAACCAAACAATTCCTCCAACGATTAACTTGGACAACCCGGATCCGGAATGTGATCTTGATTATGTACCAAATCATCCGCGTGAGGCGAAACTTAATTATGTGCTTTCCAACTCCTTTGGATTTGGCGGTCACAACGCAACTGTAATTCTTAAAAAATATGAATCATAAGGGGTCAGTTCGATTGAATGCAGATCTGAAACAATTAGAGCGCAAACTTCAAATCGAGTTTAACAACCGTCCGTTGTTAAAACAGGCCTTTACCCATGCTTCGTATGTGAATGAACATAGATTCAGTCACAGTCAGGATAACGAAAGACTCGAATTCCTGGGAGATGCTGTACTGGAACTTACGGTATCGGAGTTTTTGTATAATGAACATCCGAACCGTCCAGAAGGCGAATTGACAAAGATGAGGGCAGCTCTTGTAAGAGAGCCCTCACTCGTCAAATTTGCTGAAGCATTGGATTTTGGCAAGTACGTTTTTTTGGGTAAAGGAGAAGAACTTACAGGGGGAAGAACCCGTCCAGCACTTTTAGCCGATGTATTTGAATCGTTTATTGGTGCCCTGTATCTTGATCAAGGTTTAGAGACGGTCAAGAAGTTTTTAGATAAACATATATTTGCCGGTCTTGTAATTGAAGGAGAACTCGCTCTTACCGATTTCAAGACAGAGCTTCAAGAACTTACGCAACATCATAATATGGGTGTACTTGAATATCGGATTGTGGAAGAGAGAGGACCTGCTCATGAGCGGGAGTTTGTCTCAGAGGTATATATGGGTAGCCAGAGACTCGGCCGAGGTTCGGGCCGATCGAAAAAGGAAGCAGAGCAAAAAGCAGCTCAGCTTGCACTAAACACATTGAAACTTCCTTAAAGATGGTTTGCTTATACGTGAACCTGAATTTTGACAAACGAAGAGCAAAGAGCAGCCCGCTTAAGTATGGAGTATCTTGCTGAACATGGGGGATGGACTGCTTTTTGCTCTTCTTTTTGTTGAATGAAGTTTGGATCAGCTTATAGAGGGATGGATGCAGCTTAATATGTGTTCCTTCTTAGGGAAGGCATGGACTTCATAGGATGTTTCACCTAAAATAAAGAACGGATGTACATACCCGTTTATGGACCGTGGTAAGGCATGGAGGTGTCAAGATAGATGTATTTAAAACGTATAGAGCTATCCGGCTTTAAATCGTTTGCTGATCGTACGGAGATGGAGTTTGTTCAGGGTATAACCTCAGTAGTTGGCCCGAACGGAAGCGGGAAGAGTAATATTTCTGACGGCATTCGCTGGGTACTGGGTGAACAGAGCGCTAAGTCCCTCCGCGGGGGCAAGATGGAAGATATTATATTTGCCGGAAGTGATACGCGAAAAGCAGTTAATTTTGCTGAAGTTTCTTTAACATTGGATAATGAAGATCAGGCACTCGCACTCGATTTTGGTGAAGTTACGGTAACTCGCCGTGTTCATCGAAGCGGGGACAGTGAGTATTTTATAAACAAACAACCATGCAGGTTGAAAGATATAACAGAGCTGTTCATGGATACAGGGATCGGGAAAGAAGCCTATTCCATTATCGGCCAAGGTCGTATCGAGGAAATTCTGAGTACACGTTCTGAAGACCGCCGTGGAATTTTTGAAGAGGCTTCAGGTATTGTGAAATACAAGTCTCGCAAAAAAGATGCAGTCCGCAAGCTGGATGATACGGAGCAGAATTTACTGCGTATTCACGACCTTGTGACAGAACTTGAAGATCAGATTGGTCCCCTCAGGGAACAGTCACAAAAAGCACTTCATTATAAAGAATTGAAAAATGAACTAAAGGAAAAAGAACTTTCCTTGTACGTATATCAAATTGAGCAAATTCATTCCTCATGGAGTGAGGCTAATGAACGTCTAGTTTCACTCAAAGAAAAACAGATGGAATTATCGGCGATTGTATCAAATCACGATGCCATTCTTGAACAGGACCGTACAGAGCTTCGTGAGGTCGAAGAGGCGGTTGAACGGCTTCAAGGAGAATTGCTTCACTATAGTGAAGCTACAGAGAAAAGTGAAGGATATCGTGAACTGCTAAAAGAGAGATTAAAAAACCTGTTAGCTAATAAAGAACAGTTGCTAAGCTCTCTGAGTGGAAGTGAAGAGCGTTATGTGGAACGTGAACAGGAGCTTGACAACTTCAGAGCCAAACTATCAACGCTTGAGCAAGAACTTGCTGAACTGCGGGAGACGTTATCTGCAGAGGAAGCGAAGCTTGTTGGTGTAACGGGCGGAATCAGTCAGGAACAAGAAGAAAACCTAAAAGGTAACCTTCTCGAACTGATGAATCAGATGGCGCAGGCCCGTAATGAGATTCGTTATGCGGATCAGCAGAAAGAATCAATTGAGCGTCGTTTAAACCGCGCTGATGAAGAATCAGATAAGTGGGAAGAAAAAAGAGATGAACTGCAAAAACGGAAGAGCCTGCTTGAGCAGAACATCCAAAAGTTACAGAAGGAAATCACTTCACTACGTACAGGATATATTTCAGAGAGTGAACGATATCATTCTCTTCAAAAACAGTATTCTGAAAGCCAGTCGACCATAAGAAAATGGGAACAAAAACGTGAAGCGCAGGTCTCAAGACGCGATACGATGAAGGAAATGCAGGATGATTTTGATGGCTTTATGACCGGTGTCAAAGAGGTGCTTAAAGCTTCTCGTAAAAACGTCTTGCAAGGGGTTCACGGCGCGGTCGCAGAACTCATCAAAGTACCGGAAAAAATCGAACTTGCTGTTGAAACGGCGATGGGAGCTTCACTGCAGCATGTGGTCATGGAAAATGAAGCTGTATCCCGCCAAGCGATTGCTTTCCTAAAACAGCGTCAGCTTGGTAGAGCTACCTTCTTGCCGCTGGATGTGATACGTCCGAGAACGATTGGCGCAGCTGATCGTGCAGTCATAGAGGCGTTAGATGGGTTTGTCGGGATCGGTGCAAATCTTGTTGAATATCATGCCAAGTATGAAGCCATTGTGGGCAGTTTACTCGGTAATGTCATCATTGCAGAACGCTTGGAAGATGCAAACCGTATTGCGGCGAAATGCCAGTATCGTTACCGTGTGGTTACTTTAGATGGAGACGTGGTGAATGCAGGCGGTTCGATGACGGGAGGAAGTCAGCACCGCAAAAATAGCAGCCTGCTGTCTCGTAAACGCCAGCTCGAACAGCTGGACCTAGATATTCAGGAAACGGAGAATCAAATCAGCAAACTCCTGCGTAATCTGGAAGAGATTAAAGAACAAACGGAACAATGTCAGGTTAGCCTCGACACCCTCCGTCAAAATGGAGATGATAAGCGGTCTGAGGAACAACAAGCATCACTGGAGTTAAAACAGCTCGAGCATGAACTGGGTCATGTTCTTACTCAGGTTGAGGCTGCGGGCCAAGAGAAAACAGGGTTTGCAGATGAAATAAAAGAACTAGAGCAGACACGCGCTAAGGCAGCTGAGAACTTATCTAGGCTGGAAGATGAGGAGAAAGCAACGCATCAGGCGATTCATGCGGCAGAATTCGCTCGTAAGGCGAATGAATCTGCCAAGGAAGAACTTCAAAACTCGCTTACCATCTTAAAAGTGAAGGAAGGTAAGCTGGACCAGGAAAGATTCTCCCTTGAAGAGCAGGTACGCCGTCTTGAACGGGAGTATCAAAATGTGGATAAAGAACGGTATCGGAA from Paenibacillus polygoni encodes the following:
- the fabD gene encoding ACP S-malonyltransferase, which encodes MGKIAFVFPGQGSQSVGMAKDAYDQVEASQAIFKQADEALGFSLSTLVFEGPDTDLKQTKNTQPALLTASIALFEALREKDITADYMAGHSLGEYSALVASGVISFQDAVSIVRARGTFMEEAVPGGRGAMAAVLGAEREALAELCAAISSQGEDYLVELANLNSPGQIVVSGLQDGVNEVVQRVKEAGGKRAIPLVVSGPFHTSLMKGAAEKLQERLAQVTLHDAAVPVIANVTAEPVTDAEKIKNLLVEQVYSSVKWEDTVLYLVEQGVDTFIEIGPGNVLTGLIKKVDKSLKLYNVNNLESLNVLAAELS
- the rnc gene encoding ribonuclease III, translating into MNADLKQLERKLQIEFNNRPLLKQAFTHASYVNEHRFSHSQDNERLEFLGDAVLELTVSEFLYNEHPNRPEGELTKMRAALVREPSLVKFAEALDFGKYVFLGKGEELTGGRTRPALLADVFESFIGALYLDQGLETVKKFLDKHIFAGLVIEGELALTDFKTELQELTQHHNMGVLEYRIVEERGPAHEREFVSEVYMGSQRLGRGSGRSKKEAEQKAAQLALNTLKLP
- the fabF gene encoding beta-ketoacyl-ACP synthase II; this encodes MSRRVVVTGMGVMTPIGKNLDELWNSLMEGKSGVSLVEAFDVTDYNTKIAASIKDFNPEDYMERKDARKMDRFVQFAVAAGSMALNDSGLQIGENIDAEAIGVSVGSGIGGLGTWEDQHNILLEKGPKRVSPFFIPMMIANMASGQLSISLGAKGPNTTQVTACATGSHSIGDSMRMIQRGDAEAMICGGAEATIRPTGMAGFNSMRAMSTRNDEPEKASRPFDIDRDGFVMGEGAGILILESLDHALARGAHIYGEVVGYGLSADAKHMTDPDPDGGARSMKMAMKDAGIQPDQVDYINAHGTSTPVGDKSETQGIKIALGDHAYKVAVSSTKSMTGHMLGAAGGVEAIICALALKNQTIPPTINLDNPDPECDLDYVPNHPREAKLNYVLSNSFGFGGHNATVILKKYES
- the fabG gene encoding 3-oxoacyl-[acyl-carrier-protein] reductase, which gives rise to MSISLKGQVALVTGASRGIGRSIALALADAGCHVAVNYAGNEAAAAEVVKLIEAKGVQAFAVKANVGITAEADQMVKQVIEQWGKIDILVNNAGITRDNLIMRMKEEEFDQVIETNLKGVFNCLKAVTRPMMKQRYGRIINISSVVGVLGNAGQANYVAAKAGVIGLTKSSSRELASRGITVNCVAPGFIQTEMTQELSSDIVEGMMTNIPLGRLGQPEEIAGVVTFLASEAASYMTGQTLHVDGGMYM
- the acpP gene encoding acyl carrier protein, whose product is MSDVLERVKRIVIDRLGADEAEVTLEASFKDDLGADSLDVVELVMELEDEFDMEISDEDAEKITTVGEVVNYIQSHT